A genomic window from Salvia miltiorrhiza cultivar Shanhuang (shh) unplaced genomic scaffold, IMPLAD_Smil_shh fragScaff_scaffold_57_2, whole genome shotgun sequence includes:
- the LOC131003007 gene encoding F-box/kelch-repeat protein At3g23880-like produces the protein MMEGKRISSDSTAHNQLKKIKIAHLPEEIIQDILLRLPVKSLLKSRCVSKSWNSLISSSRFVNTHLKRSAENADFANHRIIFTLINPSFNLKQCSVNSLMCEPLTVASNVDYPNKTPHSAVWVVGSCNGIICVAIDEKDVFLWNPATRKSKQLPPAGVEMKPGFYYIWGFGYSESEVDYKVVGLFCAYGDGGLQESVVKIYSLRANSWKRIEDFRCGVPFDETGKFASGKLHFAASKGMDFDSRWNIVSLDLKSEAYGIVEQPRYEEGCSDFSLELVGGCLSILCDYEMKRTDLWVLKESWSRLLSIPYLMDPGKYVYSNPLLMMPNGDILLVFGACFVVYNPKDDSFRCPRISNVDTFLEADIYVETLVPL, from the coding sequence ATGATGGAAGGCAAAAGAATTAGTTCGGATTCAACCGCACACAACCAATTGAAGAAAATCAAAATCGCCCATCTCCCTGAAGAAATTATCCAAGATATCCTCTTAAGGCTCCCCGTCAAATCCCTCTTGAAATCCAGGTGTGTTTCAAAGTCGTGGAATTCCTTGATTTCCAGTTCCCGATTCGTCAATACTCATCTCAAACGCTCCGCCGAAAACGCAGATTTCGCCAATCACAGAATCATCTTTACTCTTATAAACCCTAGTTTCAACCTCAAGCAATGCTCTGTTAATTCGTTGATGTGCGAGCCTCTGACCGTCGCTTCCAACGTTGATTACCCTAACAAGACCCCGCATAGTGCTGTTTGGGTTGTGGGCTCTTGTAATGGTATAATTTGCGTGGCGATTGATGAAAAGGATGTGTTTCTATGGAACCCAGCTACGAGAAAATCGAAGCAACTCCCCCCTGCAGGCGTTGAAATGAAGCCTGGCTTTTACTACATTTGGGGGTTTGGTTATAGTGAATCCGAGGTTGATTACAAGGTTGTGGGATTGTTCTGTGCTTATGGCGATGGAGGTCTGCAGGAGTCGGTGGTGAAGATTTACAGTTTGAGGGCTAATTCTTGGAAGAGGATTGAGGATTTCAGGTGCGGCGTCCCGTTCGATGAGACGGGGAAGTTTGCGAGTGGGAAGCTTCACTTTGCCGCGAGCAAGGGAATGGATTTCGATTCTAGATGGAACATTGTCTCGCTTGATTTGAAGAGCGAGGCGTATGGCATTGTGGAGCAACCGAGGTATGAAGAAGGATGCTCGGATTTCTCTTTGGAGTTGGTGGGAGGTTGCCTTAGCATTCTGTGCGACTATGAAATGAAACGGACGGATTTGTGGGTGCTGAAGGAGTCGTGGAGTAGGCTGCTGTCGATTCCTTACTTGATGGATCCGGGGAAGTATGTTTACTCCAACCCTTTGCTGATGATGCCCAATGGTGACATCTTGTTGGTGTTTGGGGCGTGTTTTGTGGTTTACAATCCCAAAGATGATTCCTTCAGGTGCCCCCGGATTAGTAATGTGGATACCTTCCTCGAAGCAGACATCTATGTTGAAACCTTGGTTCCACTTTGA
- the LOC131002988 gene encoding uncharacterized protein LOC131002988, whose amino-acid sequence MLVWNVRGLTDESKQLLREHCRSYSPIILGIIEPKSNFHKTQPGFWHSLNLSPRHQNSRLSRRSNIWFFAQPSVVTTICFSSEQVIVAECSWQNILFRVAIIHGANDPILRRDLWRDLLQFIDGNTVFMGDFNAIKGAHERLSAVTPARGPCLEFCDFINSTGFIEPASSGLFYTWAGHRFPEHVESLLDRALVSNSFVDLWSGVSTQVLPRVTSDHSPVVFICRPRAAQRKRSFRFLNMWIDHPDFLTVVRDSWEEAVPTPCPIIKVMLKLKRLKGKLRDWNRNGFGNIDDQLATLQQELAVIQDNIAANGYNEDNFNEEVSKQAAITTILNRKNTHLQQMSRISWLKDGDRNTKFFHRMLRFRNSCSPIGHLNIGGVISYDQKAIEQHIIEHFTTLFSQDTRQNVEIVELEAIIDMQVTIEQNKDLTAIPSELEIAATVMGMEANSAPGPDGFSGIFYRHCWNIVKLDIIRAVRGFFLNSYLPHGCNANTLVLIPKTDTISSVSDLRPIILSNFFFKIISKILAVRLNKIAAATVSHNQFGFISGRSIHDCIMLGSEGFNCMNRTNHGSNMACKIDIKKAFDTMSWDFIFKVLRVMGFQDTFISWISLIFHSARISILYNGRLSGYFPCTRGVRQGDPLSPIIFGIAEDVLSHLIINCVTSRHLIPMSFSRSMNFPTHLLYADDVLLFCKASRRNAKKIKHILEYYASISGQVCSLEKSRIYFSKGVTTPMKRGISQVLGFTQGGDRVLYLGSPLFVGRPKASHLIDIKDRIVQKFSRWAGLNLSMAGRLCLVNSVIQSSIIHTMMVFRWPKSLLYDLDRSCRNFIWTGKTDLKPSCAVKWSRCCTIKEEGGLGIRSFTIMNKSYLMRMAWKLIKGEEFPHRLMRSRYLDKFGHAKKHVANSSVWVGLKHEVDGLVNHSFAEIGDGVNTLFWTDDWLGYRLCDRLSVPSYLHGLLTYSVADYYFDDCWHFSENFVLNFPEIVCDILILPMTSGPDTRFWKPSLSGNVTSALAFANSCHKFPKVSWGKWIWDAAIPVRRSLVCWRIIHDRIPTMDRLIRQGLVAPNVCPICWNDAETISHTFWECREVHQIWEVFLGWFGQSMLLNCLDITSFLAMAWNVPFSSLLHRLWKVGIISLLWIIWQSRNNAIFDDKPFSRIGVLATLKIFFKETNEVSNLGSMSNDWTDYLTIRAVGVKSRCAPPPDYISVHWWPPDINWMKVNTDGSATGAPGLIAAGGVFRDHTATVCGCFHIKGGSGFALEAELLAVVTAIAIARCRGWNRLWLEADSTYVVNLLMRRSLDVPWRFMACWKATLKRLTEMDFRISHIYREGNAAADLMAHPSRTEGWWPGVIGDIQEAVTMDMATHSHRRRV is encoded by the coding sequence ATGCTTGTTTGGAATGTCCGGGGTTTGACGGACGAATCTAAACAGCTGTTAAGGGAGCATTGCCGCTCCTATTCACCTATCATTTTGGGGATTATTGAACCAAAATCCAACTTTCATAAGACGCAGCCGGGTTTCTGGCATTCTCTTAATCTCTCTCCTCGTCACCAAAATAGTCGGTTATCTCGACGCTCGAATATTTGGTTTTTTGCTCAACCTTCTGTTGTTACTACTATTTGCTTTTCTTCGGAACAGGTGATTGTTGCGGAGTGCTCCTGGCAGAATATTTTGTTTCGGGTGGCTATCATCCACGGTGCCAACGACCCGATCCTCAGAAGAGATCTTTGGAGAGATCTTTTGCAGTTCATTGATGGCAATACGGTGTTTATGGGAGACTTCAATGCCATCAAGGGCGCTCATGAGCGTCTAAGCGCCGTTACGCCTGCTAGGGGACCTTGTTTGGAGTTCTGTGATTTTATCAATTCTACGGGTTTCATCGAGCCGGCTTCCTCTGGGCTGTTTTACACTTGGGCTGGGCATCGGTTTCCAGAACATGTTGAGTCCTTGCTTGATAGAGCCCTGGTCTCGAATTCCTTTGTCGATCTATGGAGTGGCGTCAGCACGCAGGTGCTGCCCAGGGTAACTTCTGATCACTCCCCCGTGGTTTTTATTTGCCGGCCGAGAGCAGCTCAGAGAAAGAGGTCTTTTCGTTTTCTCAATATGTGGATCGATCACCCGGATTTCTTGACGGTGGTGCGTGATTCTTGGGAAGAGGCGGTGCCCACGCCGTGTCCGATTATCAAGGTGATGCTTAAACTGAAACGTTTGAAAGGGAAACTTCGGGATTGGAATAGGAATGGGTTTGGTAATATTGATGATCAGCTTGCTACTTTACAGCAGGAGCTTGCTGTTATTCAGGACAATATTGCCGCGAATGGTTATAATGAGGATAATTTTAATGAGGAGGTCTCGAAGCAGGCGGCCATTACAACCATTCTTAATCGCAAAAATACTCATTTACAGCAAATGAGCAGAATTTCTTGGTTGAAAGATGGAGATCGTAATACGAAGTTCTTTCACAGAATGCTACGTTTTAGAAATTCTTGTTCGCCTATTGGGCATCTTAATATTGGAGGGGTTATTTCTTATGATCAGAAAGCCATCGAGCAACACATTATTGAGCATTTCACTACTCTCTTCTCTCAGGATACGAGGCAAAATgtggagattgtggagttggaaGCTATTATTGATATGCAGGTTACTATTGAGCAGAATAAGGATCTCACGGCGATTCCTTCTGAGCTGGAAATTGCTGCGACGGTCATGGGAATGGAGGCTAATAGTGCGCCCGGTCCAGATGGTTTCTCGGGTATTTTTTATCGACATTGCTGGAACATTGTTAAGCTCGATATCATTAGGGCTGTTCGGGGGTTCTTCCTGAACTCTTATCTCCCCCATGGATGTAATGCCAACACTCTGGTCCTTATTCCTAAAACCGACACGATCTCTTCGGTCTCTGATCTCAGGCCGATTATTCTTTCGAATTTCTTTTTCAAGATTATTTCCAAGATCTTGGCGGTCAGGTTAAATAAAATAGCTGCGGCTACGGTCTCTCATAATCAGTTCGGTTTTATCAGCGGGCGCTCCATTCATGACTGCATTATGCTTGGCTCCGAGGGGTTCAATTGTATGAACCGCACCAATCACGGTTCTAATATGGCCTGCAAAATCGACATCAAGAAAGCCTTTGACACGATGAGTTGGGATTTCATCTTCAAGGTTCTTAGAGTTATGGGTTTTCAGGACACGTTCATCTCTTGGATCTCCCTTATTTTTCATTCCGCCAGGATCTCCATTCTCTACAACGGTAGGCTCAGCGGCTATTTCCCCTGCACCCGTGGGGTAAGGCAAGGAGACCCGCTTTCTCCCATTATTTTTGGCATAGCGGAAGATGTGCTCAGTCATTTAATTATTAACTGCGTTACCTCGAGACATCTCATCCCTATGAGTTTCAGCCGGAGCATGAATTTTCCTACACACTTGCTTTACGCTGATGATGTGTTGCTTTTCTGTAAAGCTTCACGCCGTAATGCGAAGAAGATTAAACATATTCTGGAGTACTATGCTTCGATTTCTGGCCAGGTTTGCAGTTTGGAAAAATCGCGAATTTATTTCTCGAAGGGCGTTACCACTCCTATGAAAAGAGGCATAAGCCAAGTTCTGGGTTTTACGCAGGGTGGAGATAGAGTGCTTTACTTAGGTTCTCCTCTTTTTGTTGGGAGACCGAAGGCGTCTCATTTGATTGACATCAAGGATCGTATTGTGCAGAAGTTCTCTAGATGGGCGGGTCTTAACCTCTCTATGGCTGGTCGCCTCTGCCTTGTTAATTCGGTTATTCAAAGTTCCATCATTCACACCATGATGGTCTTCCGTTGGCCAAAGTCTCTTCTTTATGATTTGGATCGCAGCTGCAGAAATTTTATCTGGACGGGGAAAACGGATTTAAAGCCTTCGTGCGCTGTTAAATGGAGTAGATGTTGCACTATTAAAGAAGAGGGAGGCCTTGGAATTCGCTCGTTTACTATAATGAATAAAAGTTATCTTATGCGGATGGCGTGGAAGCTCATTAAAGGGGAGGAGTTCCCACACCGGCTGATGAGGTCGAGATATTTGGACAAGTTTGGGCACGCCAAAAAACATGTGGCTAATTCTTCGGTCTGGGTTGGCTTGAAACATGAGGTGGATGGTCTGGTGAACCACTCTTTTGCGGAGATTGGAGATGGCGTCAATACTTTATTTTGGACGGATGATTGGTTGGGCTACAGGCTGTGTGATCGGCTTTCGGTTCCTTCTTACCTTCATGGGCTTCTTACGTATTCGGTGGCAGATTATTACTTTGATGATTGTTGgcatttttctgaaaattttgtgCTGAACTTCCCGGAGATTGTGTGTGATATTCTTATTCTCCCGATGACCTCGGGACCGGATACGAGGTTTTGGAAACCGTCCCTTAGTGGCAATGTTACTTCTGCTCTTGCATTTGCTAATAGTTGTCATAAATTCCCTAAAGTGTCTTGGGGCAAATGGATCTGGGATGCGGCGATTCCTGTGAGAAGATCGTTAGTTTGTTGGCGGATAATTCACGATCGCATCCCGACCATGGATCGCTTGATTCGTCAAGGCTTGGTTGCACCCAATGTTTGCCCGATTTGTTGGAATGACGCGGAGACTATTTCACACACTTTTTGGGAGTGTAGAGAGGTTCATCAGATCTGGGAGGTTTTTTTGGGTTGGTTTGGGCAGTCCATGCTGTTAAATTGCTTAGATATCACTAgtttccttgccatggcttgGAATGTTCCTTTCAGTTCGCTGCTTCATCGTCTGTGGAAGGTGGGAATTATAAGTCTGCTTTGGATTATTTGGCAAAGTCGTAACAATGCTATCTTCGATGACAAGCCTTTTTCAAGAATTGGAGTTTTAGCGACGCTCAAAATCTTCTTCAAAGAGACTAATGAGGTTTCGAATCTTGGCAGCATGTCTAATGATTGGACGGATTATCTCACTATTAGAGCGGTTGGGGTCAAATCTAGATGTGCTCCACCCCCGGATTACATCTCGGTGCACTGGTGGCCTCCGGATATTAATTGGATGAAGGTTAACACCGATGGGTCGGCGACGGGGGCGCCGGGTTTAATTGCTGCTGGAGGTGTTTTCCGTGATCATACGGCTACGGTTTGCGGGTGTTTCCACATTAAGGGAGGTTCTGGTTTTGCTCTGGAAGCTGAGCTGTTAGCGGTAGTCACGGCAATCGCCATCGCTCGCTGTCGCGGTTGGAATCGCCTTTGGCTGGAGGCTGATTCCACCTATGTGGTGAATCTGCTCATGCGTCGTTCTTTGGATGTGCCGTGGAGATTTATGGCGTGCTGGAAGGCGACGCTCAAGCGCCTCACGGAGATGGATTTTCGGATTTCCCATATTTACCGGGAGGGGAACGCGGCTGCTGATCTTATGGCGCACCCGTCCCGTACGGAAGGATGGTGGCCTGGGGTGATTGGGGACATTCAAGAGGCTGTGACTATGGACATGGCTACGCACAGTCACCGGCGTCGTGTTTAG